Genomic DNA from Streptomyces sp. AM 2-1-1:
TCGCACATGACGGCCCGGACCGCGTCGGTGGCCTCGGCGAGCCCGGCGAGCGGCCGCCCGCGCAGGGCGGCGAGGGTCTCGGCGAGGCGTACCGCCTCGATGACGTGGGCCGGGGAGACGGGTCGGTCGGCGTCGCGCAGCACCCCCGCGACCTTCGTCATCCACCGCTCGACGGGGCGGTCCTGGGCCTGGAAGAGGTGGGCGTACCAGCCGGGTGCCTCGATGCCGGCGCCGTACCCGCTGTGCCGGGCCAGCCGTCGGTGGGTCCAGGGCACCCAGGTCACACCGGTACGCACCTTGGGGAGCCCCTTCACCAGCGCACGGTCGGCGGTGAGGGTCGTCCGCGCGGCGAGCGCGGGCACGTGCCAGGCCCCGCAGACGACGGCCACCCCGTCGCCGAACTCCTTGCGCGCGGACCGGAGCTGGAGGCGCATGAAGGCCTCGCGGACGGCGTCCCGCGGATCGCCGGCGTCGCCGTACGTCTCGCGCAGGGCCGTCATCGCCTCGGCGAGCACGGTGAACGGGGCGACCGGGTCGGCGCCGGGCGCCGGGGTCCGGTGTTCGACCACGTCCTCCCACCAGCGCTCGGGGTCGTCGTCACCGGCGGCTTCGGCCAGCACTCCGAGGGGGTCGAGCGGGGCGGGGCCGGCGTCGTCCCGTTCCTCGTCGGCCCTCTCTCCCCGGGCCGCCGCCGCGAGGGCGAGGGAGTGGGCGGCGGGCAGGTCGACGAAACGGACCGCCGCACCGTGCGCGAGCGCCCAGCGGATCGCGACCCACTCCGGCGAGAACTCCGCCATCGGCCAGAACGACGCCAGCCCCGGATCGTCCTCGGCGTGCGCGAGGAGCGCCACCGGGGGACGCATCCCCGGATCGGCGGCGAGCGCCAGCAACCCGTCCCCCTCCGGGGGGCCTTCGACCAGCACGGCGCGCGGCCGCACCGCCTCCAGCGCGGCGCGCACGGCCCGCGCCGAGCCGGGGCCGTGGTGCCGCACCCCCAGCAGCAGCGGTCCGGCGGCCGCGACCGGCGGGGTCACGGCGCGACCTCGCGGCAGGCGCGGTAGAAGTCCTTCCAGCCGTCCCGTTCGCGGACGACGGTCTCCAGGTACTCCTGCCAGACGGCGCGGTCGGCCACCGGGTCCCGGACGACGGCACCGAGGATCCCGGCGGCCACGTCCCCGGGACGCAGGGTGCCGTCGCCGAAGTGCGCGGCGAGGGAGAGGCCGTGGGTGACGACGGAGATCGCCTCGGCGGTCGAGAGCGTCCCCGAGGGGGACTTGACCCGGTTCCGCCCGTCGGTGGTGACACCGTCGCGGAGTTCACGGAAGACGGTGACGACGCGCCGTATCTCGGTCAGCCCCTCGGGGGCGGCCGGCAGGTCCAGGGAACGGCCGAGCTGGTCGACCCGCCGCGCCACGATGTCCACCTCCTCCTCGGCGGTCGCCGGGAGCGGCAGGACGACGGTGTTGAAGCGGCGGCGCAGCGCGCTCGACAGCTCGTTGACGCCCCGGTCGCGGTCGTTGGCGGTGGCGATGACGTTGAAGCCGCGCACCGCTTGGACCTCCTGGCCGAGCTCGGGGACGGGGAGGGTTTTCTCCGAGAGGATCGTGATGAGCGCGTCCTGGACGTCGGCCGGGATGCGGGTCAGCTCCTCCACCCGGGCGGTCAGCCCTTCCGCCATGGCGCGCATCAGCGGGCTGGGCACCAGGGCGGCCCGGCTCGGGCCCCGGGTGAGCAACTGTGCGTAGTTCCAGCCGTAGCGGATCGCTTCCTCGGGCGTGCCCGCGGTGCCCTGGACGAGGAGGGTCGAGTCCCCGCTGACGGCCGCCGCGAGGTGCTCGGAGACCCACGTCTTGGCGGTGCCGGGGACCCCGAGGAGCAGCAGGGCGCGGTCGGTGGCGAGGGTGGTCACGGCGACCTCGACGAGCCGGCGCGGACCCACGTACTTGGGGGTGATCACCGTGCCGTCCGGGAGGGTCCCGCCGAGGAGGTAGGTGGCGACGGCCCACGGCGAGAGGCGCCAACGGGCGGGCCGGGGGCGGTCGTCGGCGGCGGCGAGCGCCTTGAGCTCGTCGGCGAACGCGTCCTCGGCGTGCGGCCGGATCACCGGCGCACCGGCGTCCGTCCCGGTGCCGTCCGGCTCCTCCCGGCCGCGAGCACCGCCGCCCGCCGGCCGGCCGGCCGGCCGGTGGCCGGGCCCCGCGCCGTCGTCCGGCGCGCGCCCGGTGGTCGCGGCGTCCCCGGCTCGTTCGTACCCGCTCATGGTCCCCCTCCAGATCGCTCGGTCCGATGGTCACCACCGTGCACCACGCCACTGACAATCGGTTCCTCACTCACCGTCACCGCAGGTCAGCCCGATTGTCAGTGGGGAGTCCTAACGTCGTTGCCATGTCGCCGTCTCATGAGGGAGAGCCCGTGCGCACCGCCGCTCCGGCGGAGCGCCCCCCTGCCGGCCCGGCCGATGCCGGGGCGGCGCACCAGCGTGCCGAGCGCAGGGCCGCACGGATCACCGGTGGTGCGCGGGAGTTGGAGGAGCGCCTCGCCGATCTCCTGCGCGGTGGTCTCGCGGCGGCCGGCCCGGCCGGACGCGAGCGGTGGGAGGAGACCGCCGCCCGGATGGTCGACGCCCAGGCCCCCGGACTCGCTTCACGCGTCCGCGAGTTGGGCGCCCTGCCCGCGTCGGGTGCCGGGTGGCCGGTGCGGATGCTGGAGGAGTGCGGGTTGCTGCACCTGCTCGACACGGCGTGGCTGAACCGCGACCGCCTCCCCGCACCGCTCCGGGCGGCGGTCCGGACCCGGGTGGGGCTGCCCTCCGCTCCGGACGGCCCGTCGGTGCGCGACCGCTGGCAGGTGCTCGCCCAGTACGACACCCCGGACGGCAAGCTCGTCACCCGCCGGATCTGGCTCCACGGAGTGGAGACGGGCCGCACGGCGGTGCTGCTCTCCTACGGTGCGGCCGGCCGCGCCCCGGAGCTCTCCCTCCCCGTGGACACGGTCCTGGAAGCGGAGGTGTCGCCGCATCCGGGCGCGGGCGGCCGGGCCGAGCTGGGCCGGGTCTTCGGCGCTCCGGAGCCCGCCCGCACCCCACCGCCGGGAGTCACCCCCGCCGAAGCGCTCGACGCGTTCGGCCGGGCGCTGGGCGAGGACCCCTGGCTGGAGCGGCATCCGGTGGTGCTGGGCGCGGCGATAC
This window encodes:
- a CDS encoding SWIM zinc finger family protein, whose amino-acid sequence is MSPSHEGEPVRTAAPAERPPAGPADAGAAHQRAERRAARITGGARELEERLADLLRGGLAAAGPAGRERWEETAARMVDAQAPGLASRVRELGALPASGAGWPVRMLEECGLLHLLDTAWLNRDRLPAPLRAAVRTRVGLPSAPDGPSVRDRWQVLAQYDTPDGKLVTRRIWLHGVETGRTAVLLSYGAAGRAPELSLPVDTVLEAEVSPHPGAGGRAELGRVFGAPEPARTPPPGVTPAEALDAFGRALGEDPWLERHPVVLGAAIPVPSAGGWQLADEEGRTALPVAGDPRSRPGLWRLAALSGGFPVTVFGELGPRGFAPLAAWSAGRGDHDPGESVALA
- a CDS encoding AAA family ATPase, encoding MSGYERAGDAATTGRAPDDGAGPGHRPAGRPAGGGARGREEPDGTGTDAGAPVIRPHAEDAFADELKALAAADDRPRPARWRLSPWAVATYLLGGTLPDGTVITPKYVGPRRLVEVAVTTLATDRALLLLGVPGTAKTWVSEHLAAAVSGDSTLLVQGTAGTPEEAIRYGWNYAQLLTRGPSRAALVPSPLMRAMAEGLTARVEELTRIPADVQDALITILSEKTLPVPELGQEVQAVRGFNVIATANDRDRGVNELSSALRRRFNTVVLPLPATAEEEVDIVARRVDQLGRSLDLPAAPEGLTEIRRVVTVFRELRDGVTTDGRNRVKSPSGTLSTAEAISVVTHGLSLAAHFGDGTLRPGDVAAGILGAVVRDPVADRAVWQEYLETVVRERDGWKDFYRACREVAP